From a region of the Helianthus annuus cultivar XRQ/B chromosome 5, HanXRQr2.0-SUNRISE, whole genome shotgun sequence genome:
- the LOC110943125 gene encoding uncharacterized protein LOC110943125: MPPRRDQTQDTAIAALVTQQIAAVILNLITQINQANNTNNNNNAQCSYKTFNSAKQLKFSGSEGATGLLQWFESLESTFRHVQCPNERKVEFASSVFEKQALTWWNGVMRDMGADVAMAQTREELRAFMIKEFCHHHELRALEREFDDLKQDRGEHHAYMDHYEELSLLYIVTGSNPTTVHQSLELAATLTESQVRKGKLFRKGNKK; the protein is encoded by the exons atgcctcctagACGCGATCAAACTCAGGACACTGCAATCGCAGCCCTAGTCACTCAGCAAATTGCTGCTGTGATTCTGAACCTTATTACTCAGATAAATCAAGCAAATAAcactaacaacaataacaatgctcAATGCAGTTATAAGACGTTCAATTCGGCTAAACaactaaagttttctgggtctgaAGGAGCTACTGGGctcctacaatggttcgagagtctggAAAGCACATTTCGACATGTTCAATGTCCGAATGAGCGaaaggttgagtttgcatccagtGTTTTTGAGAAACAAGCtttaacatggtggaatggtgtgatgagagacaTGGGTGCCGATGTGGCGATGGCTCAAACccgggaagagcttcgggctttCATGATAAAGGAGTTCTGCCACCATCATGAACTAAGGGCgttggaaagggaatttgatgatttgaaacaagatagggGAGAACACCATGCTTACATGGATCattatgaggaattgagcttgcttt ACAtagttactggtagcaaccctaccactgTACATCAGTCCCTCGAGTTGGCTGCAACCCTGACTGAGTCTCAGGTCAGGAAGGGTAAGCTGTTCCGGAAAGGTAATAAGAAATAG